GTCGAGGGTGAGGCTCTTGGGCAACCGGCGGGTCGGGGTCGGCGGTTTGACCGCCCGGGACACATCGGTCTCGACGACCCCCTCGGCGGTGAGGAACCGGTGCAGTCCGCGCACCGCGACCAGGGTGCGAGCCGCCGACACCGCCGAGAGCGCGGTCACCCCGTTGTCCGGGTCGCCCTTGCGCAGCGCCACCAGGAAGTCGCTGACGTCGTGCTCGCCGACCGCACGCAGATCGGCGATGCCCCGGCCGGTCAGGTGTTCGGCATAGCGGCGCAGATCACGCCGGTAGGAGCTCAGGGTGTTGGCCGCGACGCCGCGCTCGATGGTGAGGTGGTCCAGATAGCCCTGTATCTGTTCGTCCAGCACCCTCATCGCGGTCGTCACTGTTATCCCTGCCGCGCCGCGAACGCGTGGGGCTTATCAATCCACGGGCTGTCCGCCGACCGCAGCGCGGACCGGTCGGTTGCGGCATGGGCTGCCAGAATCCCGGCCACCGCAATCGAATTCACGATCTCACCGGAGAGCACCCGCCGCACGGCTTCGGCCAGCGGCAGCCAGTCCAGCTTCAGGTCGGCTTCCTCATGTTCGGCTGCGGGCCGGTCGATCAGCGACAGACCGGTGGCCAGGAAGACCCGCACGCTCTCGTCGGCGAAGCCCGGCGAGGTCACCAGGTCGACCAGCACCGACCAGTTCTCGGCGGCCAGCCCGGCCTCCTCGTGCAGTTCCCGGGCGGCGGTCAGCACCGGCGCCTCCCCGCCCACGTCGAGCAGCCCGGCGGGTAGCTCCCAGAGCCGTCGGCCCACCGGGTGCCGGTACTGGTAGACCATCGCGACCCGGTCGTTCTCATCGAGCGCGACGACGGCCACCGCCCCGAAATGCTCGACCACCTCGCGGCGCGCCACGGCATCGCCGGGCATGCGCACGTCGTCGACGCGCAACGCGAGGATCTTTCCGGCGTAGACGGTCTCGCTGGACTCGGTATCGAAGTCGTGGTCAGCCACGATGGGCAGGCTCAGGTGCGGGCTGCCCGGCGTCCTCGGTTTGGTCGGTGCCGGCGTGGTCGGCGCCGTTGGTGCGCGAGACCTCCTCCAGCGGGAGTCGCTCGCCGGCCTTGTAGTCCAGTGCGGCGCCGACGAACGCGGCGAACAGTGGATGCGGCCGGGTGGGCCGGCTCTTGAGTTCGGGGTGGGCCTGGGTGCCGACCAGGAACGGGTGCACGTCCGCGCCGTACTCGACGAACTCGACCAGGTGCCCGTCCGGTGAGGTGCCGGAGAA
This region of Mycolicibacterium diernhoferi genomic DNA includes:
- a CDS encoding NUDIX domain-containing protein; the protein is MADHDFDTESSETVYAGKILALRVDDVRMPGDAVARREVVEHFGAVAVVALDENDRVAMVYQYRHPVGRRLWELPAGLLDVGGEAPVLTAARELHEEAGLAAENWSVLVDLVTSPGFADESVRVFLATGLSLIDRPAAEHEEADLKLDWLPLAEAVRRVLSGEIVNSIAVAGILAAHAATDRSALRSADSPWIDKPHAFAARQG